The following are encoded in a window of Cyprinus carpio isolate SPL01 chromosome A13, ASM1834038v1, whole genome shotgun sequence genomic DNA:
- the LOC122147150 gene encoding spermatogenesis-associated protein 48-like, which translates to MTVSWQQRTLMITPVASICIIPHLEERFGVIEIFSIYWLIVCFYKSLMEEEREPYCVRLLKAPCESSDEVSRWLCRRMNLPCGKGPEGRYDFESMVETDRRAFSKFNRGAQLPDERAPLAPLRGDVSLIDPCSGQLSAGAQVHLEAKSRTPFIDTVYTASDLLVPAGVRDRPQTPPTRPSALIYDMSEHKRWNSRMKSEAALKANLGGNCNLFCYTSLG; encoded by the coding sequence ATGACAGTCTCCTGGCAACAGAGGACGCTGATGATTACACCTGTGGCTTCCATCTGCATAATCCCACATCTAGAAGAGAGATTCGGCgttattgaaatattttctatttattggttaattgtttgcttttataaatcattaatgGAGGAGGAACGAGAACCTTATTGTGTAAGACTTCTCAAGGCACCCTGTGAGAGTTCAGATGAAGTGAGCAGGTGGCTGTGCAGACGTATGAATCTGCCCTGTGGGAAGGGTCCAGAGGGAAGGTATGACTTTGAGAGCATGGTTGAGACAGATAGACGTGCGTTCTCCAAATTCAATCGTGGAGCCCAGCTGCCTGATGAAAGAGCTCCTCTGGCACCGCTGCGTGGCGATGTGTCTCTAATAGATCCGTGCTCCGGTCAACTGAGTGCAGGGGCACAGGTGCATCTGGAGGCAAAAAGCAGAACCCCATTCATTGACACGGTTTACACTGCATCCGATCTGTTGGTTCCGGCAGGAGTGCGAGACAGGCCTCAGACTCCTCCAACCAGACCCTCGGCTCTGATATATGACATGTCTGAGCACAAGAGGTGGAACTCCAGGATGAAATCAGAGGCAGCATTGAAGGCAAACCTCGGCGGTAactgcaatcttttttgttataCAAGTTTGGGCTGA
- the spata48 gene encoding spermatogenesis-associated protein 48: MIMKRPVRSLSTSVDKKHNESDSERSIGSMGAEPSVLSASPAARRYIYTSAAQRAYEDVDWDLKLPPRHKPPTTTLEKMADPVSQRFVLKRYHSRPELWQAIGSHWNKHQLRATFNARKPISFTSPCPKSGHIPLYCGTVGSENMDSVDVPGEDFVPLTLLRTTIPPHTPASYRTTIPGYTGKARFDRPWTSGVGLPSLPYTPQTAGSRSGTWSTLDYGHKAPLSGMITTVPPGNPYLHPKAPVLSMKKL; the protein is encoded by the exons ATGATCATGAAGCGGCCGGTCCGGTCCTTATCGACAAGCGTCGATAAGAAGCACAATGAGAGTGACTCGGAAAGATCCATTGGAAGTATG GGTGCAGAACCATCTGTTCTTTCTGCTAGCCCAGCAGCTCGACGATACATCTACACCTCTGCAGCCCAAAG AGCTTATGAGGATGTAGACTGGGACTTAAAGTTACCTCCTCGCCACAAACCACCCACAACTACTCTGGAGAAAATGGCTGACCCTGTGAGTCAACGTTTTGTGTTGAAGCGATACCACAGCAGACCTGAGCTGTGGCAG GCCATTGGATCCCATTGGAACAAACATCAGTTACGTGCCACATTTAATGCAAGGAAACCCATCAGCTT CACCAGTCCATGTCCAAAATCAGGCCATATACCTTTATACTG CGGTACGGTGGGCTCTGAGAACATGGATAGTGTGGATGTCCCAGGAGAGGACTTCGTCCCTCTGACTCTTCTGCGTACCACAATACCTCCTCACACCCCTGCCAGCTA CCGAACTACTATACCTGGTTACACTGGAAAAGCCCGGTTTGACAGACCATGGACCTCAGGTGTCGGTCTACCTTCTTTACCATATACTCCACAAACAGCAGG GAGCCGCTCTGGTACCTGGAGCACCCTTGACTACGGACACAAGGCTCCTCTGTCAGGGATGATCACTACTGTCCCACCGGGAAACCCTTACCTTCATCCCAAAGCCCCGGTACTTTCCATGAAAAAACTCTAA